A single window of Streptomyces aquilus DNA harbors:
- a CDS encoding CASTOR/POLLUX-related putative ion channel, translating to MADAGRRQETPLLRDRARYLFDRTLARSTAALLGWLALGCLTLVVPVSALLVWTDPRAPRSVPGRITAVWRISAETLRLSGVTGSPLRMLLAALLGLIALLCVSTVVGVITTGLGDRLTELRRGRSTVLEQGHTVVLGWSEHIFTVVAELFAARSGRGRHVVTVLADRDAADMHTELTKALGITSPARLVCRTGSPTDPEALALVAPGTARSVLLLPCDDADADSRVIRTLLALRVVIGARPGPPLVATVRHDHHLRAARLAAGLRNTVLEADRTTARLLVQSARQPGLPAALRDLLDFAGAEFHTLDVAGPVGRSYAELAPSFEDACVIGILRADGTAHLTPRPDTLLRAGDRLVVVAHDDHPAAATDCPGHIDERVPTAEHEGADGPTHTLMLGWNRRAPFIVDLLRRTARPGSVLDVVTDPETDPPGAAAHLSHSDGSDLLRVSHRSGDPTRFATLRALDPSRYDSVIVLRDENPAAPGQPDDRTLLTLLMLKAHEEETGRCVRAVAELHDHRSRLLAPLGATSAVVVRGELTALVMTQISHNPALAAVFEEIFTVRGGALALRPAHAYVRPDAEASFATVAAAALARGEAAIGYRARDPRADPVAHRIRLCPRQSERRVWRCEDELLVLTAGHDIPSADEAEPPSFPLPRRDGDSAAEVPRA from the coding sequence GTGGCGGATGCGGGACGGCGTCAGGAGACGCCCCTCTTACGTGATCGGGCGCGATACCTCTTCGACAGAACGCTGGCACGCAGCACGGCAGCGCTGCTCGGCTGGCTGGCCCTGGGCTGTCTGACGCTGGTCGTGCCGGTCAGCGCGCTTCTGGTGTGGACGGACCCGCGGGCGCCGCGCTCCGTGCCGGGGCGTATCACCGCCGTATGGCGCATCAGTGCCGAGACGTTGCGGCTGAGCGGGGTGACGGGCTCTCCCCTCAGGATGCTGTTGGCCGCGTTACTCGGCCTCATCGCCCTGTTGTGTGTGTCCACTGTCGTGGGTGTCATCACCACCGGTCTGGGCGACCGGCTCACAGAGCTGCGCCGGGGCCGCTCCACTGTTCTGGAACAGGGTCATACGGTCGTGCTCGGCTGGTCCGAGCACATCTTCACGGTGGTGGCCGAGTTGTTCGCGGCCCGCTCCGGACGAGGCCGACACGTGGTCACCGTCCTCGCCGACCGTGACGCGGCCGACATGCACACCGAGCTCACGAAGGCGCTCGGCATCACATCCCCCGCCCGGCTCGTGTGCCGTACCGGCTCCCCGACCGACCCCGAGGCACTCGCACTGGTCGCTCCCGGCACGGCACGGTCGGTACTGCTGCTCCCCTGCGACGACGCCGACGCCGACTCGCGGGTGATCCGCACTCTTCTGGCGCTGCGCGTCGTGATCGGCGCCCGGCCCGGGCCACCACTGGTGGCGACCGTGCGGCACGACCATCACCTGCGCGCCGCGCGACTCGCGGCGGGCCTGCGGAACACCGTCCTGGAAGCGGACCGCACGACGGCACGGCTGCTCGTGCAGTCGGCTCGTCAGCCAGGGCTCCCGGCCGCCCTGCGCGACCTGCTCGACTTCGCCGGAGCCGAGTTCCACACCCTCGACGTCGCCGGGCCGGTGGGGCGGTCGTACGCGGAACTGGCACCGTCCTTCGAGGACGCGTGTGTGATCGGAATTCTGCGGGCCGACGGCACCGCGCACCTCACGCCGCGGCCGGACACCCTGCTCCGTGCCGGTGACCGGTTGGTCGTAGTCGCCCACGACGACCATCCGGCGGCCGCCACCGACTGCCCCGGCCACATCGACGAGCGGGTGCCGACAGCCGAACACGAAGGGGCCGACGGACCGACCCACACGCTGATGCTGGGCTGGAACCGCAGGGCGCCGTTCATCGTGGACCTCCTGCGCCGCACCGCACGGCCGGGCTCCGTCCTCGATGTCGTCACCGATCCGGAGACGGATCCACCCGGGGCCGCCGCTCATCTGTCACACTCCGACGGCTCCGACCTCCTCCGCGTCAGTCACCGTAGCGGCGACCCCACTCGCTTCGCCACCCTGCGCGCCCTGGACCCTTCCCGCTACGACAGCGTCATCGTCCTGCGGGACGAGAACCCTGCCGCCCCCGGGCAGCCCGACGACAGGACCCTGCTGACCCTGCTGATGCTCAAGGCACACGAAGAGGAGACAGGACGATGCGTCCGTGCAGTCGCCGAACTGCACGATCACCGCAGCCGGCTGCTGGCACCCCTCGGCGCCACGTCGGCGGTCGTCGTCCGCGGTGAACTGACCGCCCTGGTCATGACCCAGATCTCCCACAACCCCGCTCTCGCGGCCGTGTTCGAGGAGATCTTCACCGTTCGCGGCGGAGCGCTGGCCCTGCGCCCCGCCCACGCCTACGTACGCCCCGATGCGGAGGCATCCTTCGCCACCGTCGCGGCGGCGGCGCTCGCACGGGGCGAGGCCGCGATCGGATACCGCGCCCGCGATCCCCGCGCCGACCCCGTGGCACACCGGATCCGTCTGTGCCCCCGCCAGTCCGAACGGCGCGTCTGGAGGTGCGAGGACGAACTTCTGGTGCTGACCGCGGGACACGACATCCCCTCTGCCGACGAGGCCGAGCCGCCCTCTTTTCCTCTTCCTCGGCGCGACGGCGACTCCGCGGCGGAGGTTCCGCGTGCATGA
- a CDS encoding FdhF/YdeP family oxidoreductase: MQNPPAEETETTLSVTPPKKWAAGVPAVVHALEYSLEQTSPRKAGVDLLAMNQVGGIDCPGCAWADPAPGHRHRNEYCENGAKHINDEATRRRITADFFRQHSVSDLAGRSDMWLNQQGRLTEPMIKRPDSDHYEPISWDDALGVLAEELTTLDSPDEAVFYTSGRASNEAAFVLQLFARAFGTNNLPDCSNMCHESSGFALNETLGTGKGTVGLDDLHHADLIFLVGQNPGSNHPRQLTALETAKRNGCRIVAVNPLPEAGLRRFKNPQTARGVVGRGTQIADRFLHIKPGGDLALFQALNRLLLEAEAARPGTVLDHDFIDAHTSGFEEFARHARTVDWDDVRAATGLTRQEIEQVRDEVLRSERVIVCWAMGITQHKHGVPTIREIVNFLMLRGNLGRAGTGACPVRGHSNVQGDRTMGIWEQMPDSFLDALQKEFGFDPPRPHGLDSVNSIKAMREGRVKVFLALAGNFVRAAPDSAVTEEAMRTCRLTAHISTKLNRSHTVCGATALILPTLGRTERDLQASGEQFVTVENSMSQVHTSQGRLEPASPVLLSEIAILCRLARRTLDGRADIPWDDFEGDYDTIRDRISRIVPGFHDFNARVTRPGGFQLPNAVNEGVFRTAVGKALFTCNEPVVPRAPAGHLLLQTLRSHDQWNTVPYTQNDRYRGIHGSRHVVLVNPADLRELGLAAGDQVDLVSVWEDGTERRAEKFEVVPYPTAPGSAAAYYPETNVLVPLDSVADISNQPTSKGIVVRLES, from the coding sequence ATGCAGAACCCGCCCGCTGAGGAGACGGAGACCACCCTTTCCGTGACGCCACCGAAGAAGTGGGCGGCCGGAGTCCCGGCGGTCGTGCACGCGCTGGAGTACTCCCTGGAACAGACCTCCCCGCGCAAGGCGGGCGTGGACCTGCTGGCCATGAACCAGGTCGGCGGCATCGACTGTCCCGGTTGTGCCTGGGCGGATCCGGCTCCCGGGCACCGTCATCGCAACGAGTACTGCGAGAACGGTGCCAAACACATCAACGACGAGGCGACCAGGCGCCGTATCACCGCCGACTTCTTCCGGCAGCACAGCGTCTCCGATCTCGCCGGCCGCTCCGACATGTGGCTCAACCAGCAGGGGCGGCTCACCGAGCCGATGATCAAGCGTCCCGACTCCGACCACTACGAGCCGATCAGCTGGGACGATGCCCTGGGCGTGCTCGCTGAGGAACTCACCACGCTCGACTCCCCCGACGAGGCCGTCTTCTACACCTCGGGGCGCGCCAGCAACGAGGCCGCCTTCGTCCTGCAGCTCTTCGCCCGCGCCTTCGGCACCAACAACCTGCCCGACTGCAGCAACATGTGCCACGAGTCCAGCGGATTCGCCCTCAATGAGACGCTGGGCACCGGCAAGGGCACTGTCGGTCTGGACGACCTCCACCACGCGGACCTGATCTTCCTGGTCGGACAGAACCCCGGAAGCAACCATCCCCGCCAGCTCACCGCACTGGAGACGGCCAAGCGCAACGGGTGCCGGATCGTCGCGGTCAATCCGCTGCCGGAGGCGGGGCTGCGGCGCTTCAAGAACCCGCAGACGGCCCGGGGAGTCGTCGGCCGCGGCACCCAGATCGCCGACCGCTTCCTGCACATCAAGCCCGGCGGGGACCTGGCCCTGTTCCAGGCCCTCAACCGCCTGCTGCTGGAGGCCGAGGCCGCTCGGCCGGGAACCGTCCTGGACCACGACTTCATCGACGCCCACACCTCCGGCTTCGAGGAGTTCGCCCGACACGCACGCACCGTCGACTGGGACGACGTACGCGCCGCGACCGGACTGACCCGCCAGGAGATCGAGCAGGTCCGCGACGAGGTCCTGCGCAGCGAACGCGTCATCGTCTGCTGGGCGATGGGCATCACCCAGCACAAGCACGGGGTGCCCACCATCCGGGAGATCGTCAACTTCCTGATGCTGCGCGGCAACCTCGGGCGGGCCGGCACCGGCGCCTGCCCGGTGCGCGGACACAGCAACGTCCAGGGCGACCGCACCATGGGCATCTGGGAGCAGATGCCCGACTCCTTCCTCGACGCGCTCCAGAAGGAGTTCGGCTTCGACCCGCCGCGTCCCCACGGACTGGACTCGGTGAACTCGATCAAAGCGATGCGCGAGGGCCGTGTGAAGGTGTTCCTCGCGCTGGCCGGGAACTTCGTACGGGCCGCCCCCGACAGCGCGGTCACCGAGGAGGCAATGCGTACATGCCGGCTGACCGCTCACATCTCCACCAAGCTGAACCGGTCGCACACCGTCTGCGGTGCCACGGCACTGATCCTGCCGACCCTCGGCCGTACCGAACGTGACCTGCAGGCCTCGGGCGAACAGTTCGTCACGGTGGAGAACTCCATGAGCCAGGTGCACACCTCCCAAGGGCGCCTGGAACCGGCCTCCCCTGTCCTGCTCAGCGAGATCGCGATCCTGTGCCGGCTGGCCCGGCGCACACTCGACGGCCGGGCGGACATCCCCTGGGACGACTTCGAAGGGGACTACGACACGATCCGCGACCGCATCTCCCGCATCGTCCCGGGGTTCCACGACTTCAACGCGCGCGTCACCCGCCCGGGCGGCTTCCAACTGCCCAACGCCGTGAACGAAGGCGTGTTCCGCACCGCGGTCGGCAAAGCCCTGTTCACCTGCAACGAACCGGTGGTGCCGCGCGCGCCCGCGGGCCATCTGCTGCTGCAGACCCTGCGCTCGCACGACCAGTGGAACACCGTCCCCTACACGCAGAACGACCGCTACCGCGGCATCCACGGAAGCCGCCATGTCGTACTCGTCAACCCCGCCGACCTCCGCGAGCTCGGTCTCGCCGCAGGTGACCAGGTCGACCTGGTCAGCGTCTGGGAGGACGGCACCGAGCGGCGCGCCGAGAAGTTCGAAGTGGTCCCCTATCCGACGGCCCCAGGATCGGCCGCCGCCTACTACCCCGAGACGAACGTCCTGGTGCCGCTGGACAGCGTCGCCGACATCAGCAACCAGCCCACCTCCAAGGGCATCGTCGTGCGCCTCGAAAGCTGA
- a CDS encoding C40 family peptidase, which yields MALHRRPKPQSRTRVSVLTATAAAAVALTSQAANAAPKPTKSEVKSQVDKLYEEAERATNQYDGAKEKQEKLQKEIGLIQDEVAREQDELNELRTGLGTMASAQYRSGGIDPSVQLLLSADPDDYLDKASTLESLSAQQLESLKKVQTKQRELAQQRAEATEKLKDLATTRTQLGEKKKEIQGKLSKAQKLLNSLTAAERQEIADTEARASRTAAERVDLGNEAAASPFGAAALNAAASQIGKPYARGGTGPNSYDCSGLTQWAYAEAGVHISRVTYTQVNDGTRIGMSALKPGDLVFFNNTEHVGLYAGNNQVLHAPYPGAYVRYESMSTIGSFQFGVRVTG from the coding sequence GTGGCGCTTCACCGCCGACCCAAGCCGCAGAGCCGCACCCGCGTGAGTGTGCTCACCGCGACCGCGGCCGCTGCCGTGGCTCTCACCTCGCAGGCCGCCAATGCGGCCCCGAAGCCGACCAAGAGCGAGGTGAAGTCACAGGTCGACAAGCTCTACGAGGAGGCGGAGCGAGCCACCAACCAGTACGACGGCGCCAAGGAGAAGCAGGAGAAACTGCAGAAGGAGATCGGCCTGATCCAGGACGAGGTCGCCCGCGAGCAGGACGAGCTCAACGAACTGCGCACAGGGCTGGGAACGATGGCGAGCGCCCAGTACCGCTCCGGTGGCATCGACCCCTCGGTCCAGCTGCTGCTCTCCGCCGACCCGGACGACTACCTCGACAAGGCGTCCACGCTCGAGTCGCTCTCCGCGCAGCAACTGGAGTCGCTGAAGAAGGTGCAGACGAAACAGCGTGAGCTGGCCCAGCAGCGTGCCGAGGCGACGGAGAAGCTGAAGGACCTCGCCACCACCCGCACCCAGCTCGGCGAGAAGAAGAAGGAGATCCAGGGCAAGCTCAGCAAGGCGCAGAAGCTGCTGAACTCCCTGACCGCCGCCGAGCGTCAGGAGATCGCGGACACCGAGGCGCGTGCCAGCCGCACGGCGGCGGAGCGCGTCGACCTCGGCAACGAGGCGGCCGCCTCCCCCTTCGGCGCGGCAGCCCTGAACGCTGCCGCTTCCCAGATCGGCAAGCCGTACGCGCGAGGCGGCACCGGCCCCAACTCGTACGACTGCTCCGGCCTGACGCAGTGGGCGTACGCGGAGGCCGGGGTGCACATATCCCGGGTCACCTACACGCAGGTCAACGACGGAACCCGGATCGGGATGAGTGCGCTCAAGCCCGGTGACCTGGTCTTCTTCAACAACACCGAGCACGTCGGCCTCTATGCGGGCAACAACCAGGTGCTGCACGCCCCGTACCCGGGTGCCTACGTGCGCTACGAGTCGATGAGCACGATCGGATCGTTCCAGTTCGGCGTGCGGGTGACGGGCTGA
- a CDS encoding NADPH:quinone reductase — protein sequence MLASWYDAQGPAAEVLHVGELPDPVPGPGPGPGEVRVRVTVSGVNPGDTKKRRGWLGSSMPYPRVIPHSDAAGIIDAVGGQVDARRVGQRVWVYGAQSYRPFGTAAQYTVVPGHQAVPLPDHLSDELGASLGIPGITAHRTVFADGPVDGQLVLVHGVLGGVGSLAAQLAHWAGATVIATVRRTADLDHVDPAVVSHAVALDTGDPTAAIRSYAPRGVDRIIEVALSDNADLDNAVAAQGAVIAAYATRSDRTEIPFWPLLFNNVTLRLLGSDDFPAEAKRQAARDLTSAAAVGALTVAAGDRYPLDDIAKAHDHVDTGGGHGRTLVTLPY from the coding sequence ATGCTTGCATCCTGGTACGACGCCCAGGGCCCCGCGGCCGAGGTCCTGCACGTCGGTGAACTCCCTGATCCCGTCCCCGGCCCCGGCCCCGGCCCCGGCGAGGTGCGCGTCCGCGTCACCGTCTCGGGCGTCAACCCCGGCGACACCAAGAAACGGCGCGGCTGGCTCGGCTCGTCCATGCCCTATCCGCGAGTGATCCCGCACAGCGACGCCGCCGGAATCATCGACGCCGTGGGCGGCCAAGTCGACGCCCGCCGCGTCGGACAACGGGTCTGGGTGTACGGCGCCCAGTCCTACCGCCCCTTCGGCACCGCCGCCCAGTACACCGTCGTACCCGGCCACCAAGCCGTACCCCTGCCCGACCACCTCAGTGACGAGCTGGGCGCGAGCCTCGGCATCCCCGGCATCACCGCCCACCGCACCGTCTTCGCCGACGGCCCGGTCGACGGCCAACTGGTCCTGGTCCACGGAGTCCTCGGCGGCGTCGGCTCCCTGGCCGCCCAGCTCGCCCACTGGGCCGGCGCCACCGTGATCGCCACCGTCCGCCGCACCGCGGACCTCGACCATGTCGACCCGGCGGTCGTCTCCCACGCCGTCGCCCTGGACACCGGCGACCCCACCGCCGCCATCCGCTCGTACGCACCGCGGGGCGTCGACAGGATCATCGAAGTCGCGCTGTCCGACAACGCCGACCTCGACAACGCCGTCGCCGCCCAAGGGGCCGTCATCGCCGCCTACGCCACCCGCTCAGACCGCACCGAAATCCCCTTCTGGCCACTGCTGTTCAACAACGTCACCCTGCGGCTGCTCGGCAGCGACGACTTCCCCGCCGAGGCCAAGCGCCAGGCCGCCCGCGACCTCACTTCCGCCGCCGCCGTCGGCGCCCTCACCGTCGCCGCCGGCGACCGATACCCGCTGGACGACATCGCCAAGGCCCACGACCACGTCGACACCGGCGGTGGCCACGGCCGCACCCTGGTCACCCTCCCCTACTAG
- a CDS encoding DUF4232 domain-containing protein, with protein sequence MTAVFTRSTMLAVAGTALALSLTACQGGEDDNAAATPPTSATATATAGASAPAATADSAGSTGSGKPSGPADSGTSDDSNGRQASTSTPACAAADVTVTAAKQDGPPYTHLVLTAKNTSGHSCRLAGFPHVQLLESHKQDVPAVAKSKPAAPVVLSAGAPAYALLKVSDGGTDEDNEPVSAFSVTLEGDSTVIAVTAPGSDGIAADPAQALVGYWTPELRNGADDF encoded by the coding sequence ATGACCGCTGTCTTCACCCGCTCCACGATGCTGGCCGTCGCCGGCACGGCACTGGCCCTTTCGCTCACCGCCTGCCAGGGCGGCGAGGACGACAACGCGGCGGCCACACCTCCCACTTCAGCCACGGCGACGGCGACGGCAGGCGCGTCCGCACCGGCCGCGACCGCGGACTCGGCCGGTTCGACCGGGTCGGGCAAGCCCTCGGGACCGGCCGACTCCGGCACCTCTGACGACTCGAACGGCCGGCAGGCGAGCACCTCCACGCCGGCGTGCGCCGCCGCCGACGTCACCGTGACCGCGGCCAAGCAGGACGGCCCGCCCTACACCCACCTCGTCCTCACCGCGAAGAACACCTCGGGGCACTCCTGCCGCCTGGCGGGCTTCCCGCACGTCCAGCTCCTGGAGAGCCACAAGCAGGACGTCCCGGCCGTGGCCAAGAGCAAGCCCGCCGCCCCGGTCGTGCTGTCCGCGGGAGCCCCGGCCTACGCCCTGCTCAAGGTCTCCGACGGCGGAACCGACGAGGACAACGAACCCGTGTCGGCGTTCTCGGTCACGCTGGAGGGAGACTCGACGGTCATCGCCGTTACCGCGCCCGGATCCGACGGCATCGCGGCTGATCCTGCCCAGGCCCTGGTCGGCTACTGGACCCCCGAGCTCCGCAACGGCGCCGACGACTTCTGA
- a CDS encoding glycoside hydrolase family 30 beta sandwich domain-containing protein: MAQSRNEPVEGRRSASRRAIVASMGALPLVAATASFARASEAGSATAAAAAVIDPSSTRQTIRGFGGMAHAAWIGDLTAAQRDMAFGTGDGQLGFTLLRIPVPEDRAAWSPDLATAKRAVQLGASVIASPWNPPASMVETFVRGTQTDARRLRYSMYGAYAQHLNDFNTYLRNNGVNLYGISVQNEPDYAHDWTWWTPAEMVRFLRENAGSIGTRVIAPESFQYLKNMSDPILNDPVALANVDVIGAHLYGTSYGNFPYPLFKQKGAGKELWMTEVYYPNSSDSADLWPQALDVGEHIHRAMVDAEFQAYIWWYIRRSYGPMREDGRMSKRGAAMAHFARFVRPGYVRIGATANPVANVYVSAYRGGGSTVVVAVNKGTAAVSQQFTMANGAGSSVASWLTDASRNVASQGMVGMSNGSFTGTLPAQSVTTFVIR, translated from the coding sequence ATGGCGCAGAGTCGGAATGAGCCCGTCGAAGGGCGAAGGTCAGCGAGCCGGAGGGCCATCGTGGCGTCGATGGGCGCCCTGCCCCTCGTCGCCGCCACGGCGTCGTTCGCGAGGGCCTCTGAGGCCGGGTCCGCGACGGCCGCCGCCGCAGCGGTCATCGACCCGTCGTCGACGCGGCAGACGATCCGGGGCTTCGGCGGTATGGCTCATGCCGCGTGGATCGGCGACCTCACCGCGGCTCAGCGGGACATGGCATTCGGGACCGGTGACGGGCAGTTGGGATTCACCCTGTTACGGATCCCGGTGCCCGAGGACCGGGCGGCCTGGAGCCCCGATCTGGCGACGGCGAAGCGCGCGGTGCAACTCGGGGCCTCCGTCATCGCGTCCCCTTGGAACCCGCCCGCCTCCATGGTGGAGACCTTCGTCCGCGGCACCCAGACCGACGCACGTCGTCTCAGGTACAGCATGTACGGCGCCTACGCCCAGCACCTGAACGACTTCAACACCTACCTCCGCAACAACGGGGTGAATCTGTACGGCATTTCGGTGCAGAACGAGCCCGATTACGCCCATGACTGGACGTGGTGGACCCCGGCCGAAATGGTCCGGTTCCTGAGGGAGAACGCCGGCTCGATCGGCACCAGGGTCATCGCGCCGGAGTCCTTCCAGTACCTGAAGAACATGTCGGACCCGATCCTCAACGACCCGGTGGCGCTCGCCAACGTCGACGTGATCGGAGCCCACCTGTACGGCACGTCGTACGGCAACTTCCCCTACCCCCTCTTCAAGCAGAAGGGTGCGGGCAAAGAGCTGTGGATGACGGAGGTGTACTACCCCAACAGCTCGGATTCGGCGGATCTTTGGCCGCAGGCTCTCGATGTGGGGGAGCACATCCACCGGGCCATGGTGGACGCCGAGTTCCAGGCCTACATCTGGTGGTACATCCGGCGCAGCTATGGCCCCATGCGCGAGGACGGCAGGATGAGCAAGCGTGGCGCCGCCATGGCGCACTTCGCCCGGTTCGTGCGGCCGGGGTACGTGCGGATCGGCGCGACGGCGAATCCCGTTGCGAACGTCTACGTCTCCGCGTATCGGGGCGGCGGCTCCACGGTCGTCGTCGCGGTGAACAAGGGGACGGCCGCGGTCAGCCAGCAGTTCACCATGGCGAACGGCGCCGGTTCCAGCGTGGCTTCCTGGCTGACGGATGCGAGCCGGAATGTGGCCTCCCAGGGCATGGTCGGCATGTCGAACGGGTCCTTCACCGGCACTCTGCCCGCGCAGAGCGTGACGACCTTCGTGATCCGCTGA
- a CDS encoding PadR family transcriptional regulator: protein MLELAILGFLAEGPLPGHELRRRVSQLTGYTRPVSDGSLYPAITRLTKAGLIERRADPAAGAARYTLSLTAAGRADMLQRLRTPADHEITDFTRFYVVLAFLSHLPDPAERHAVLRRRLEFLEEPASFFYDNERPLRAEEVADPYRRGMLLTARATSRAERTWLREALGEQPPVFDTGSTDSDPHTPAAPAS, encoded by the coding sequence ATGCTGGAACTCGCGATACTCGGCTTCCTCGCCGAGGGACCCCTGCCTGGACACGAGCTGCGCCGCCGCGTCTCACAACTGACCGGTTACACGCGGCCGGTCAGCGACGGCAGCCTCTATCCGGCGATCACTCGCCTGACCAAGGCGGGCTTGATCGAGCGGCGTGCCGACCCGGCCGCGGGGGCGGCCCGGTACACGCTCAGCCTGACCGCGGCCGGGCGCGCCGACATGCTTCAGCGCCTGCGTACGCCCGCCGACCACGAGATCACCGACTTCACCCGGTTCTACGTCGTCCTGGCCTTCCTCTCCCACCTGCCCGACCCGGCCGAACGGCACGCGGTGCTGCGCCGACGCCTGGAGTTCCTGGAAGAACCGGCGAGCTTCTTCTACGACAACGAGCGGCCCCTGCGTGCCGAGGAGGTCGCCGACCCCTACCGGCGGGGCATGCTGCTCACCGCCCGCGCCACCAGTCGCGCCGAACGGACCTGGCTGCGCGAGGCCCTCGGGGAACAACCGCCCGTGTTCGACACCGGATCCACCGACAGCGATCCGCATACGCCCGCCGCTCCCGCGAGCTGA
- a CDS encoding putative quinol monooxygenase, with product MISTLRLRAERADEARKVIASVVSQTHEDAGCLTYAAHEDAADPLTMVLVEKWASQQAIDEHSQAPFLTEAMSRVGELLTAEPEIRVITPLGYGTGDKAALR from the coding sequence GTGATCAGTACCCTGCGTCTGCGCGCCGAGCGGGCGGACGAGGCCCGGAAGGTCATCGCGTCGGTGGTCTCGCAAACCCACGAGGACGCGGGCTGCCTCACATACGCCGCACACGAGGACGCCGCCGATCCGCTCACCATGGTGCTCGTCGAAAAGTGGGCCTCACAGCAGGCCATCGACGAACACAGCCAGGCCCCCTTTCTCACCGAAGCGATGAGCCGGGTGGGAGAACTGCTCACCGCCGAGCCCGAGATCCGCGTCATCACCCCGCTCGGCTACGGCACGGGCGACAAGGCCGCACTGCGCTGA
- a CDS encoding AraC family transcriptional regulator, translating into MLERLNQAMEHIECRLDQDIEVAELARVAATSEYHLRRMFSALAGMPLSEYIRRRRLTLAGADVLASRTTLLEIAVRYGYGSGEAFARAFRAMHGVGPNEARRTGAALSSQPRMAFRLVVEGSSSMRYRVVDKADFSVVGLKKRVPLVHAGPNQAIIDFVRGIDPQIVERLQRLSDQEPEGIVAVCDDLDPSRAEGTELDYYHAVITSAAAPEGTTALTVPAGTWAVFATSGPAPQAIQELWRDVFTEWFPSNPYRSRTGPEILRTRLSPRTGEADAELWLPVEPELG; encoded by the coding sequence GTGCTGGAGCGACTCAACCAGGCGATGGAACACATCGAGTGCCGTCTCGACCAGGACATCGAGGTGGCCGAACTCGCCCGCGTCGCGGCCACCTCGGAGTACCACCTGCGTCGGATGTTCTCGGCACTCGCGGGCATGCCGCTGTCGGAATACATCCGGCGCCGTCGGCTGACCCTCGCGGGAGCCGATGTGCTCGCGAGTCGGACAACGCTGCTGGAGATCGCGGTGCGCTACGGCTACGGCTCCGGCGAAGCGTTCGCTCGGGCGTTCCGGGCCATGCACGGCGTCGGCCCGAACGAGGCCCGACGTACGGGCGCAGCGCTCAGCTCCCAGCCCCGGATGGCCTTCCGTCTCGTCGTCGAAGGAAGTAGCAGCATGCGATATCGCGTTGTGGACAAGGCGGACTTCAGCGTCGTGGGGCTCAAGAAGCGTGTACCGCTGGTACATGCGGGGCCGAACCAGGCGATCATCGACTTCGTACGCGGCATCGACCCGCAGATTGTGGAGCGTCTGCAGCGGTTGTCGGACCAGGAGCCGGAAGGGATCGTCGCGGTCTGCGACGATCTTGACCCCAGCCGCGCCGAGGGCACCGAGCTCGACTACTACCACGCGGTGATCACCTCCGCGGCTGCCCCTGAGGGCACCACCGCCTTGACCGTGCCGGCCGGCACCTGGGCGGTCTTCGCCACCTCGGGGCCGGCGCCGCAGGCCATTCAGGAGCTGTGGCGGGACGTCTTCACCGAGTGGTTCCCGTCGAACCCGTACCGCAGTCGCACCGGACCCGAGATCCTGCGCACCCGCCTGTCGCCCCGGACAGGCGAGGCCGACGCCGAACTGTGGCTCCCGGTGGAACCGGAACTCGGCTGA
- a CDS encoding SRPBCC family protein, protein MAREHDLQQAAPDPARTTPGDGDTRRRPLRERHVEETVEVSVPVRTAYDQWTQFRTFPRFATVVRGVEQLRPTVTVWTLGYGPLRHRFAVEIVEQDPDAYLAWRGLEQHPSHQGEVEFRPTQEGGTAVTVRILLRPRAATKALLGSPRATRLIARLLHRELRNFKGFIEGLGQAGGAWRSTIRNGRVQHDHPEPPRSRVAHWPVG, encoded by the coding sequence ATGGCGCGCGAACACGACCTGCAACAGGCTGCCCCGGACCCTGCACGAACAACTCCCGGCGACGGTGACACACGGCGTCGGCCGCTGCGAGAGCGGCACGTCGAGGAGACGGTCGAGGTCAGCGTGCCGGTGCGTACGGCGTACGACCAGTGGACGCAGTTCAGGACGTTCCCCCGGTTCGCGACCGTGGTGCGCGGGGTCGAACAGCTCAGGCCGACCGTGACCGTCTGGACCCTCGGCTACGGCCCGCTGCGCCACCGCTTCGCCGTGGAGATCGTCGAGCAGGATCCCGATGCCTACCTGGCGTGGCGCGGTCTGGAGCAGCACCCCTCGCACCAGGGCGAAGTGGAGTTCCGGCCGACGCAAGAGGGCGGCACGGCCGTCACCGTCCGGATACTGCTGCGGCCACGGGCGGCCACGAAGGCGCTCCTCGGCTCACCGCGCGCCACGCGGCTGATCGCCCGGCTCCTGCACCGCGAACTGCGGAACTTCAAGGGGTTCATCGAGGGCCTGGGGCAAGCCGGCGGAGCCTGGCGGAGCACCATCCGCAACGGCCGGGTGCAGCACGACCACCCCGAACCGCCCCGTAGCCGCGTGGCTCACTGGCCCGTCGGCTGA